A genomic stretch from Ureibacillus composti includes:
- a CDS encoding exodeoxyribonuclease III: MKFISWNVNGIRACVKKGFEEYFHEMDADFFCIQETKCQEGQIDLPFENYFQYWNYAEKKGYSGTAIFTKHKPLSAKYGVGQNDNEEEGRIITLEYDNFYLVNVYTPNAQRDLARLPKRLLWEEDLLVYLKQLDEVKPVIYCGDLNVAHMEVDLKNAKSNMGNSGFTLEERGKMSDLLASGFTDSFRFLHPERTDAFTWWSYMAKVRERNIGWRIDYFIVSNCLTKNIKVADIHPHVLGSDHCPIILELESI; this comes from the coding sequence ATGAAATTTATATCTTGGAATGTTAATGGAATACGTGCATGTGTGAAAAAAGGATTTGAAGAATACTTTCATGAAATGGATGCAGATTTTTTCTGTATTCAGGAAACAAAATGCCAAGAAGGTCAAATCGACCTACCGTTTGAGAATTACTTTCAGTATTGGAATTATGCTGAAAAAAAGGGGTATTCGGGAACTGCCATTTTTACAAAACATAAGCCTCTATCTGCGAAGTATGGTGTTGGACAAAATGATAATGAAGAAGAAGGACGTATTATTACTTTAGAATATGATAATTTTTATTTAGTAAATGTATATACACCGAATGCACAGCGAGACTTAGCACGACTTCCTAAGAGGTTACTATGGGAAGAGGACTTACTTGTGTATCTAAAACAATTAGATGAGGTAAAACCTGTGATATACTGTGGAGACCTTAATGTCGCTCACATGGAAGTCGACTTAAAAAATGCAAAATCAAATATGGGGAATTCAGGCTTCACACTTGAAGAACGAGGGAAAATGTCGGATTTATTAGCATCAGGATTTACAGATTCTTTTCGATTTTTACACCCTGAAAGAACAGATGCCTTCACTTGGTGGTCCTATATGGCAAAAGTACGTGAACGTAATATCGGATGGCGTATTGATTATTTTATTGTATCTAATTGTTTAACAAAAAATATTAAAGTGGCGGACATCCATCCGCATGTTTTAGGTAGCGATCATTGTCCAATCATATTAGAATTAGAATCGATATAA